In a single window of the Mugil cephalus isolate CIBA_MC_2020 chromosome 6, CIBA_Mcephalus_1.1, whole genome shotgun sequence genome:
- the lnx1 gene encoding E3 ubiquitin-protein ligase LNX isoform X3 produces MKALLLLVLPWLSPANYTDNLGNLHILYSELCKGASHYGLSAERKRRSQEGECTDSTSELTIATLPNDSPTSAAVALLSDEPGLVNPAFDPNMEDNSQSGSTTSLAARSSSKKSEFRNFDRSSVRSRSFRRLNRAFSVLRRTKSGTAVSNETSEERDNVRNSSVPQEVLSLPQLHHLIPDGELTSIKITRVDPSDPLAISIVGGNETPMVRILIQDIYREGVIARDGRLLPGDMILKVNGIDISNVPHCFAVTTLKQPCQLLRLTVLREQRHRYRSHSHGHTHGHGHDAAGGHQSHGMPHHPMRDDSIHVVLNKSTPEEQLGIKLVRRPEEHGVYIFHLLEGGLAARDGQLCIGDRVLAINGHDLRYGAPEHAALLIQASEERVHFIVSRQICLPTPDILQEAPWGMDGPPPYSPVDIEQTLLDSCQKPACYEKTVTLTKEPYDSLGMTVAGGMSSRGWDLPIYVTNVDADGVVGQEGSIRKGDILLNVNGVDLTGVTRGEAVANLKNTSSPVVLKVLEMRPPEESLQEYTLPPCLTSSPTDSTKSPVPNDDYSPLWVSWLQLPRHLYCCKDIVLRRSTSGSLGFSIVGGQEEVNCNQSFFIRSIVEGTPAYNDGRIRCGDILLEVNGKSTWGMTHTALVRLLKELRGRITLTIVSWPGSLL; encoded by the exons GTGTAAAGGGGCATCTCACTATGGGCTCTCAGCGGAGAGGAAGCGGCGCTCGCAGGAGGGCGAATGCACCGACAGCACGTCGGAGCTCACGATCGCCACGCTGCCCAACGACAGCCCCACGTCCGCGGCCGTGGCCCTCCTGTCGGACGAACCCGGCCTGGTCAACCCCGCCTTCGACCCCAACATGGAGGACAACAGCCAGTCGGGCAGCACGACGAGCCTGGCTGCTCGCAGCAGCTCCAAGaagagtgagt TCAGAAATTTCGACCGGTCTTCAGTGAGGAGTCGCTCCTTCAGGAGGTTGAACCGGGCCTTCAGCGTCCTGCGGAGGACCAAGAGCGGCACCGCGGTCAGCAACGAGACGTCTGAGGAGAGGGACAACGTCAGGAATTCCAGCGTGCCACAGGAAG TGCTGTCCCTTCCCCAGCTGCACCACCTGATCCCCGATGGTGAACTTACGAGTATTAAGATCACGCGAGTGGATCCCTCAGATCCGCTGGCCATCAGCATCGTCGGGGGCAACGAGACCCCCATGGTTCGCATCCTGATCCAGGATATCTACAGGGAAGGCGTCATTGCTCGGGATGGACGCTTGCTGCCTGGCGACATGATCCTGAAG GTGAACGGCATTGACATTAGCAACGTGCCCCACTGCTTCGCCGTGACAACCCTCAAACAGCCGTGCCAGCTCCTCCGGCTAACCGTGCTGAGAGAACAGCGCCATCGCTACCGCTCCCATTCACACGGCCACACACACGGGCACGGCCACGATGCCGCCGGGGGCCACCAATCTCACGGCATGCCCCACCATCCCATGAGAGATGACAGCATCCACGTGGTCCTGAATAAAAGCACTCCAGAGGAACAGCTGGGCATTAAGCTGGTGCGGCGGCCCGAGGAGCACGGAGTCTATATCTTCCACCTGCTGGAGGGCGGCCTGGCAGCACGTGACGGACAGTTGTGTATCGGCGACCGCGTGCTGGCCATCAACGGGCACGATCTGCGTTACGGGGCGCCAGAGCACGCTGCTTTGCTTATCCAG GCGAGCGAGGAGCGCGTCCACTTCATAGTGTCTCGTCAGATCTGCCTGCCCACCCCAGACATCCTGCAAGAAGCTCCGTGGGGCATGGATGGGCCCCCACCATATTCCCCTGTGGATATTGAGCAAACACTGCTG GACTCTTGTCAGAAGCCTGCATGCTATGAGAAGACCGTAACCCTAACGAAGGAACCCTATGACTCCCTGGGTATGACGGTGGCAGGTGGCATGTCCAGCCGAGGGTGGGACCTCCCCATCTACGTCACCAACGTGGACGCTGATGGAGTGGTGGGACAGGAGGGCTCCATCCGCAAAG GTGACATTTTGTTAAACGTGAACGGGGTGGACCTGACGGGGGTGACGCGAGGCGAGGCCGTGGCCAACCTGAAGAACACCTCCTCTCCTGTTGTGCTCAAGGTCTTAGAGATGCGTCCTCCTGAAGAAAGCCTGCAAGAGTACACATTGCCACCTTGTCTTACGTCATCGCCCACAGATAGCACCAAGAGCCCTGTGCCCAATGATGATTACTCCCCACTGTGGGTGTCATGGCTGCAGCTACCCAG GCATCTCTACTGCTGTAAAGACATCGTCCTGCGGCGGAGCACTTCAGGCAGCCTGGGCTTCAGTATTGTGGGGGGTCAGGAGGAGGTCAACTGCAATCAGTCCTTTTTTATCCGCTCCATCGTGGAGGGAACACCAGCCTACAACGACGGCAGGATAAG GTGTGGCGACATCTTGCTCGAGGTTAACGGAAAGAGTACTTGGGGGATGACCCACACAGCCTTGGTTCGCCTTCTAAAGGAGCTTCGAGGCAGAATCACCTTGACCATCGTCTCCTGGCCGGGCAGTCTGCTGTAG
- the lnx1 gene encoding E3 ubiquitin-protein ligase LNX isoform X4 — MKALLLLVLPWLSPANYTDNLGNLHILYSELCKGASHYGLSAERKRRSQEGECTDSTSELTIATLPNDSPTSAAVALLSDEPGLVNPAFDPNMEDNSQSGSTTSLAARSSSKKIRNFDRSSVRSRSFRRLNRAFSVLRRTKSGTAVSNETSEERDNVRNSSVPQEVLSLPQLHHLIPDGELTSIKITRVDPSDPLAISIVGGNETPMVRILIQDIYREGVIARDGRLLPGDMILKVNGIDISNVPHCFAVTTLKQPCQLLRLTVLREQRHRYRSHSHGHTHGHGHDAAGGHQSHGMPHHPMRDDSIHVVLNKSTPEEQLGIKLVRRPEEHGVYIFHLLEGGLAARDGQLCIGDRVLAINGHDLRYGAPEHAALLIQASEERVHFIVSRQICLPTPDILQEAPWGMDGPPPYSPVDIEQTLLDSCQKPACYEKTVTLTKEPYDSLGMTVAGGMSSRGWDLPIYVTNVDADGVVGQEGSIRKGDILLNVNGVDLTGVTRGEAVANLKNTSSPVVLKVLEMRPPEESLQEYTLPPCLTSSPTDSTKSPVPNDDYSPLWVSWLQLPRHLYCCKDIVLRRSTSGSLGFSIVGGQEEVNCNQSFFIRSIVEGTPAYNDGRIRCGDILLEVNGKSTWGMTHTALVRLLKELRGRITLTIVSWPGSLL, encoded by the exons GTGTAAAGGGGCATCTCACTATGGGCTCTCAGCGGAGAGGAAGCGGCGCTCGCAGGAGGGCGAATGCACCGACAGCACGTCGGAGCTCACGATCGCCACGCTGCCCAACGACAGCCCCACGTCCGCGGCCGTGGCCCTCCTGTCGGACGAACCCGGCCTGGTCAACCCCGCCTTCGACCCCAACATGGAGGACAACAGCCAGTCGGGCAGCACGACGAGCCTGGCTGCTCGCAGCAGCTCCAAGaaga TCAGAAATTTCGACCGGTCTTCAGTGAGGAGTCGCTCCTTCAGGAGGTTGAACCGGGCCTTCAGCGTCCTGCGGAGGACCAAGAGCGGCACCGCGGTCAGCAACGAGACGTCTGAGGAGAGGGACAACGTCAGGAATTCCAGCGTGCCACAGGAAG TGCTGTCCCTTCCCCAGCTGCACCACCTGATCCCCGATGGTGAACTTACGAGTATTAAGATCACGCGAGTGGATCCCTCAGATCCGCTGGCCATCAGCATCGTCGGGGGCAACGAGACCCCCATGGTTCGCATCCTGATCCAGGATATCTACAGGGAAGGCGTCATTGCTCGGGATGGACGCTTGCTGCCTGGCGACATGATCCTGAAG GTGAACGGCATTGACATTAGCAACGTGCCCCACTGCTTCGCCGTGACAACCCTCAAACAGCCGTGCCAGCTCCTCCGGCTAACCGTGCTGAGAGAACAGCGCCATCGCTACCGCTCCCATTCACACGGCCACACACACGGGCACGGCCACGATGCCGCCGGGGGCCACCAATCTCACGGCATGCCCCACCATCCCATGAGAGATGACAGCATCCACGTGGTCCTGAATAAAAGCACTCCAGAGGAACAGCTGGGCATTAAGCTGGTGCGGCGGCCCGAGGAGCACGGAGTCTATATCTTCCACCTGCTGGAGGGCGGCCTGGCAGCACGTGACGGACAGTTGTGTATCGGCGACCGCGTGCTGGCCATCAACGGGCACGATCTGCGTTACGGGGCGCCAGAGCACGCTGCTTTGCTTATCCAG GCGAGCGAGGAGCGCGTCCACTTCATAGTGTCTCGTCAGATCTGCCTGCCCACCCCAGACATCCTGCAAGAAGCTCCGTGGGGCATGGATGGGCCCCCACCATATTCCCCTGTGGATATTGAGCAAACACTGCTG GACTCTTGTCAGAAGCCTGCATGCTATGAGAAGACCGTAACCCTAACGAAGGAACCCTATGACTCCCTGGGTATGACGGTGGCAGGTGGCATGTCCAGCCGAGGGTGGGACCTCCCCATCTACGTCACCAACGTGGACGCTGATGGAGTGGTGGGACAGGAGGGCTCCATCCGCAAAG GTGACATTTTGTTAAACGTGAACGGGGTGGACCTGACGGGGGTGACGCGAGGCGAGGCCGTGGCCAACCTGAAGAACACCTCCTCTCCTGTTGTGCTCAAGGTCTTAGAGATGCGTCCTCCTGAAGAAAGCCTGCAAGAGTACACATTGCCACCTTGTCTTACGTCATCGCCCACAGATAGCACCAAGAGCCCTGTGCCCAATGATGATTACTCCCCACTGTGGGTGTCATGGCTGCAGCTACCCAG GCATCTCTACTGCTGTAAAGACATCGTCCTGCGGCGGAGCACTTCAGGCAGCCTGGGCTTCAGTATTGTGGGGGGTCAGGAGGAGGTCAACTGCAATCAGTCCTTTTTTATCCGCTCCATCGTGGAGGGAACACCAGCCTACAACGACGGCAGGATAAG GTGTGGCGACATCTTGCTCGAGGTTAACGGAAAGAGTACTTGGGGGATGACCCACACAGCCTTGGTTCGCCTTCTAAAGGAGCTTCGAGGCAGAATCACCTTGACCATCGTCTCCTGGCCGGGCAGTCTGCTGTAG